One segment of Gordonia terrae DNA contains the following:
- the purD gene encoding phosphoribosylamine--glycine ligase has protein sequence MRVLVIGSGGREHALLIGLANDPAVTDLHVAPGNAGTSSIATNHPVDAVSGDAVVKLAREVGADLVVIGPEVPLVLGVADALRAAGIATFGPSAEAAQIEGSKAFAKDVMKAAGVTTAHAEIVDNPARLDAALDRFGPTWVVKDDGLAAGKGVVVTTDRDVARDHAAECLESGHPVLLESFLDGPEVSLFCLVDGETVVPLLPAQDHKRVGDDDAGPNTGGMGAYTPLPWLPAEMTARIVDEVVKPVAAEMVRRGIPFSGLLYAGLAIGSDGPAVVEFNCRFGDPETQAVLALLDSPLGQALHATATGTLADLPPLQWRDGAAVTVVVAAENYPGKPRTGDVITGADTDGVLHAGTARNADGAVVSSGGRVLAVVGTGADLAEAREQAYARIAGIKLPGSHFRSDIGRNALEGRISI, from the coding sequence GTGCGCGTACTCGTGATCGGCTCGGGCGGCCGCGAACATGCCCTTCTCATCGGTCTGGCGAACGATCCGGCGGTCACCGACCTGCACGTCGCCCCGGGGAACGCCGGCACCTCGTCGATCGCCACGAACCATCCCGTCGACGCCGTCTCCGGCGACGCGGTCGTGAAGCTGGCACGCGAGGTCGGTGCCGACCTCGTGGTCATCGGCCCCGAGGTGCCCCTGGTCCTCGGAGTCGCCGACGCCCTGCGCGCGGCCGGGATCGCGACGTTCGGCCCGAGTGCCGAGGCTGCCCAGATCGAGGGGTCGAAGGCGTTCGCGAAGGACGTCATGAAGGCCGCGGGGGTCACGACCGCCCACGCCGAGATCGTCGACAATCCCGCCCGGCTCGACGCCGCACTCGACCGCTTCGGCCCGACCTGGGTGGTCAAGGACGACGGTCTCGCCGCGGGCAAGGGCGTCGTCGTCACCACAGACCGTGACGTCGCCCGCGACCACGCCGCCGAGTGCCTCGAGAGCGGGCACCCGGTGCTGCTGGAGAGCTTCCTCGACGGGCCGGAGGTGTCGCTGTTCTGTCTCGTCGACGGCGAGACCGTGGTGCCGTTGCTGCCCGCGCAGGACCACAAGCGCGTCGGCGACGACGACGCCGGCCCCAACACCGGCGGCATGGGTGCCTACACGCCGCTGCCCTGGCTGCCCGCGGAGATGACCGCGCGCATCGTCGACGAGGTCGTGAAACCCGTTGCTGCCGAGATGGTTCGGCGCGGTATCCCGTTCTCCGGTCTGCTGTACGCCGGCCTGGCGATCGGATCGGACGGACCCGCCGTCGTCGAGTTCAACTGTCGCTTCGGTGATCCGGAGACCCAGGCGGTGCTGGCCCTGCTCGACTCTCCGCTCGGACAGGCGCTGCACGCGACCGCAACCGGGACGCTCGCCGACCTGCCGCCGCTGCAGTGGCGTGACGGTGCCGCGGTCACGGTGGTTGTCGCGGCCGAGAACTACCCCGGCAAGCCGCGCACCGGCGACGTCATCACCGGCGCCGACACCGACGGGGTGCTGCACGCCGGCACCGCGCGCAATGCCGACGGCGCCGTCGTCTCCTCCGGTGGGCGGGTGCTCGCGGTGGTGGGTACCGGCGCCGACCTCGCCGAAGCCCGCGAGCAGGCCTACGCGCGGATCGCGGGCATCAAGCTCCCCGGTTCGCACTTCCGCAGCGACATCGGGCGCAACGCCCTCGAGGGCCGGATCAGCATTTGA
- a CDS encoding alpha/beta hydrolase — protein MTRVTPPTSDTDERSRPDDNGRSPVGRRAVLAAGLGAAALGVAACSGSTPPTSVQPRKLEGRADDELPVEASPPPVTGGPPLVTGSFRSARMGGRDTRWAVARPNGVTGTLPVVVVLHALNTNEQSIFGPKLEMQTVMQQYVDAGNAPFALAAADIGRNYYHRRTDGTDGGAMVLDEFLPMLASDPKLNLSTERIGLFGWSMGGYGALRLAAMLGAPRVAAVAVSSPAMWADPRNFPPRAFDGIADYQANSLFGAQPKFAKIPLLINIGSSDQFYTYTRQWAAGLRPPAAFGTAAGGHTNRYWRSVLPEQVEFLGRNLAV, from the coding sequence ATGACCCGAGTGACACCACCGACCAGCGATACCGACGAGCGCAGCAGGCCCGACGACAACGGCCGCTCGCCCGTCGGCCGTCGTGCTGTCCTGGCCGCCGGACTCGGCGCCGCTGCGCTCGGCGTCGCCGCATGCTCGGGTTCGACCCCGCCGACGTCCGTACAGCCGCGCAAGCTGGAGGGCCGGGCCGACGACGAACTGCCGGTCGAGGCGTCCCCACCCCCGGTCACCGGGGGCCCGCCGCTGGTCACCGGCAGCTTCCGGTCTGCGCGGATGGGTGGGCGCGACACCAGGTGGGCCGTCGCCCGCCCCAACGGCGTGACAGGCACCCTGCCCGTCGTCGTCGTACTGCACGCGCTGAACACCAACGAGCAATCGATCTTCGGGCCGAAGCTCGAGATGCAGACCGTGATGCAGCAGTACGTCGACGCAGGCAATGCGCCGTTCGCTCTGGCGGCCGCCGACATCGGGCGCAATTACTACCACCGGCGCACCGACGGCACCGATGGCGGCGCGATGGTCCTCGACGAGTTCCTGCCGATGCTGGCGAGCGACCCGAAACTCAACCTGTCCACCGAGCGGATCGGACTCTTCGGCTGGTCGATGGGCGGCTACGGTGCGCTGCGTCTGGCCGCGATGCTGGGCGCACCGCGCGTCGCCGCCGTGGCCGTCAGCTCGCCCGCGATGTGGGCCGACCCGCGCAACTTCCCGCCGCGCGCCTTCGACGGCATCGCCGACTACCAGGCCAACTCGCTGTTCGGCGCGCAGCCGAAGTTCGCGAAGATCCCGCTGCTGATCAACATCGGCTCGAGCGACCAGTTCTACACCTACACGCGCCAGTGGGCCGCCGGACTCCGGCCGCCGGCCGCGTTCGGGACCGCGGCCGGCGGACACACCAACCGTTACTGGCGCAGTGTCCTTCCCGAGCAGGTGGAGTTCCTCGGACGGAACCTGGCGGTCTGA
- a CDS encoding ArnT family glycosyltransferase, with translation MSTTLVSPANPVAPEDASGVRRPASENSRLERISLTLLLVGTTVAYLWNLSINGWANSFYSAAIQAGSQSWKAWFFGSSDMANSITVDKPPASLWIPGLSARIFGVNSWSILVPEALMGVASVALLYLITRKYLGHWAGIFAGVILAVTPVAAMMFRFDNPEALLILLMIAAVWSMMKGLEDGRWRWLILTGVFVGFGFLTKQLQVMLIVPPLAVTYLAFGPRGWLRRVGQLFAALGAMLVSAGWWILAVELWPASSRPYIGGSQNNSILELTLGYNGLGRLNGNETGAVVPGGGNAMEGMGGGPGGPGGGGGMWGETGLLRMFEPAQGGQIAWLIPTGLILAAVALILIGKARRTDPRRAYLVVWALWLLVTMGVFSFMAGIFHQYYTAALAPAVAAVVAGGAAVCWSHRDRLWVRIALGISVAVAAVWGYVLLDRTPDFVPWLRYAVLVLGLAAAMAMVVAQRRAIAAAALIGAVMAGLAGPVAYTVDTIATEKSGSIISAGPRVEGEFGPGGGGPGGPGGRGGPGGPGGRGMPGTPPQGMGGPGGQGPTGLGGPSANGTDGRGGDGGGLLRGSTPSTAIVDTLSADADDYTWVAAAVGSMSASGYQLETGHSVMPIGGFNGSDPSPTLAEFQELVAAKKVHYFIGGGFGPGMGGGMGGNSNQPSSQISTWVQENFVAVTVDGVTMYDLTQPTS, from the coding sequence ATGAGCACCACTCTCGTGTCCCCGGCGAATCCGGTTGCGCCCGAGGATGCCTCGGGCGTGCGGCGTCCGGCGTCGGAGAACTCGCGCCTGGAACGCATCTCGCTGACACTGCTGCTGGTCGGCACCACGGTCGCGTACCTGTGGAACCTGTCGATCAACGGGTGGGCCAACTCCTTCTACTCGGCGGCCATCCAGGCCGGCTCCCAGTCGTGGAAGGCGTGGTTCTTCGGGTCGTCGGACATGGCGAACTCCATCACCGTCGACAAACCGCCTGCCTCACTCTGGATTCCGGGCCTCAGTGCCCGGATCTTCGGGGTCAACTCGTGGTCGATCCTGGTGCCCGAGGCGCTGATGGGCGTCGCCTCGGTGGCGCTGCTCTACCTGATCACCCGGAAGTACCTGGGCCACTGGGCCGGCATCTTCGCGGGGGTGATCCTCGCGGTGACACCGGTTGCGGCGATGATGTTCCGCTTCGACAACCCCGAGGCGCTGCTCATCCTGCTGATGATCGCGGCCGTCTGGTCGATGATGAAGGGGCTCGAGGACGGTCGCTGGCGATGGCTGATCCTGACCGGGGTGTTCGTCGGGTTCGGCTTCCTGACCAAGCAGCTCCAGGTCATGCTGATCGTGCCGCCGCTTGCGGTCACCTACCTCGCCTTCGGTCCACGCGGCTGGTTGCGCCGGGTCGGGCAGCTGTTCGCCGCGCTGGGCGCGATGCTCGTCAGCGCGGGCTGGTGGATTCTGGCGGTCGAGCTGTGGCCCGCGTCGTCGCGGCCGTATATCGGTGGCTCGCAGAACAACTCGATCCTCGAACTGACCCTCGGTTACAACGGCCTCGGCCGGCTCAACGGCAACGAGACCGGTGCCGTCGTCCCCGGTGGTGGAAACGCCATGGAGGGCATGGGCGGCGGACCGGGCGGTCCCGGCGGTGGCGGCGGTATGTGGGGGGAGACCGGCTTACTCCGGATGTTCGAACCCGCGCAGGGCGGTCAGATCGCCTGGCTGATCCCGACGGGACTGATCCTCGCCGCGGTGGCGCTCATCCTCATCGGGAAGGCCCGACGGACCGACCCGCGTCGCGCGTACCTGGTCGTCTGGGCACTCTGGCTGCTGGTCACGATGGGTGTCTTCAGCTTCATGGCCGGGATCTTCCACCAGTACTACACCGCAGCGCTGGCTCCCGCGGTCGCCGCGGTCGTCGCCGGCGGCGCGGCGGTCTGCTGGTCGCACCGGGACCGGTTGTGGGTGCGGATCGCACTGGGGATCTCCGTCGCGGTCGCCGCGGTCTGGGGCTATGTCCTGCTCGATCGCACGCCCGACTTCGTGCCGTGGCTCCGGTACGCCGTCCTCGTCCTCGGACTCGCCGCGGCGATGGCCATGGTCGTCGCCCAGCGTCGGGCCATCGCGGCCGCCGCCCTCATCGGGGCCGTCATGGCCGGCCTGGCCGGCCCGGTCGCCTACACCGTCGACACCATCGCGACCGAGAAGAGCGGCTCCATCATCTCCGCGGGTCCGCGTGTCGAGGGCGAGTTCGGTCCCGGTGGTGGTGGACCGGGCGGTCCCGGTGGACGCGGAGGCCCGGGTGGACCCGGCGGTCGGGGCATGCCCGGCACGCCCCCGCAGGGCATGGGTGGCCCCGGTGGCCAGGGACCGACCGGACTGGGCGGTCCGAGTGCGAACGGCACCGACGGCCGCGGGGGCGACGGCGGGGGGCTGCTGCGCGGCTCGACACCCTCGACGGCCATCGTGGACACGCTCAGCGCCGACGCCGATGACTACACCTGGGTGGCCGCCGCCGTGGGATCGATGTCGGCCTCCGGCTACCAGCTGGAGACCGGTCACTCGGTGATGCCCATCGGCGGATTCAACGGCAGCGATCCGTCGCCGACCCTGGCCGAATTCCAAGAGCTCGTGGCCGCCAAGAAGGTCCACTACTTCATCGGTGGCGGCTTCGGTCCCGGCATGGGTGGCGGTATGGGTGGGAACTCGAACCAACCGTCGTCGCAGATCAGCACCTGGGTGCAGGAGAACTTCGTCGCCGTCACCGTCGACGGCGTGACCATGTACGACCTCACCCAGCCCACGAGCTGA
- a CDS encoding SelT/SelW/SelH family protein, translating to MSEPHITITYCTQCNWLLRASWMASELLNTFGTEIGSVTLVPGTGGVFVIDVDGTQIWERKRDGGFPGAPELKRRVRDTALPDWNLGHSDVTAPE from the coding sequence ATGAGCGAGCCGCACATCACCATCACCTACTGCACGCAGTGCAACTGGCTGCTGCGGGCGTCCTGGATGGCCTCGGAACTGCTGAACACCTTCGGCACCGAGATCGGCTCGGTGACCCTCGTCCCCGGCACCGGCGGGGTGTTCGTCATCGACGTCGACGGCACCCAGATCTGGGAACGCAAGCGCGACGGCGGCTTCCCCGGTGCTCCCGAACTCAAGCGTCGCGTGCGCGACACCGCGCTCCCGGACTGGAACCTCGGGCACTCCGACGTCACCGCGCCGGAGTGA
- a CDS encoding nucleoside deaminase — MSPDSRDDTHLRRAIELAAEARARGDHPFGSLLVAPDGGVVAEGMNTVDTAGDPTGHAETNVVRAVGHLDLVTRGGLTLYTSTEPCAMCAGAIYWAGIGTVVYALGEDELREMTGDDPANPTLAMPCRRIFEAGSRPIVVRGPFALDAAREVHAGFWQHS; from the coding sequence ATGTCCCCCGACAGTCGCGACGACACCCATCTCCGACGCGCGATCGAGCTGGCCGCCGAGGCCCGCGCGCGCGGCGATCACCCGTTCGGTTCGCTCCTGGTCGCCCCGGACGGGGGCGTGGTGGCCGAGGGCATGAACACCGTCGACACCGCAGGTGACCCGACCGGGCACGCCGAGACCAACGTCGTACGCGCGGTCGGGCACCTCGACCTCGTCACCCGCGGCGGGCTGACGCTCTACACCAGCACCGAACCGTGCGCGATGTGTGCCGGAGCGATCTACTGGGCCGGGATCGGTACGGTCGTCTACGCACTCGGTGAGGACGAACTGCGGGAGATGACCGGCGACGACCCGGCGAATCCGACACTGGCGATGCCGTGCCGCCGGATCTTCGAGGCGGGCAGCCGGCCGATCGTCGTCCGCGGCCCGTTCGCTCTCGACGCCGCACGGGAGGTGCATGCCGGTTTCTGGCAGCACAGCTGA
- a CDS encoding DUF6882 domain-containing protein, giving the protein MQFDGLHAVADYAALYTCLRQVAFADHLRERLGSFEARCDPAERAVVFTATAPTGQDGHHDSVRSRATLIAVIEADAIVWGWAHPRGEPSGPASALRDVGARFGVDDFATPRVPLPPNLSRDEVIDCRAQAIDIVAAAAVESTGISPYWTGRLDDGELAVYLLDDVALPEPSFADFATTMPTVMRSLAVNDHRVAIHGMAARRGWHISWRAGTDGGRSPICDVTDGESVAHVEFDRRARPIDFSCELVGQH; this is encoded by the coding sequence ATGCAGTTCGACGGCCTCCACGCTGTCGCCGATTACGCGGCGCTCTACACCTGTCTGCGACAGGTCGCGTTCGCCGATCACCTCCGCGAACGGCTGGGCAGCTTCGAGGCGCGCTGCGACCCCGCCGAGCGGGCCGTCGTCTTCACCGCCACTGCCCCCACCGGTCAAGACGGGCACCACGACTCGGTCCGGTCGCGCGCCACCCTGATCGCGGTGATCGAGGCGGACGCGATCGTGTGGGGGTGGGCCCATCCACGCGGCGAACCGTCCGGCCCCGCCTCGGCGCTGCGGGACGTGGGCGCCCGATTCGGCGTCGACGACTTCGCGACGCCTCGGGTACCGTTGCCGCCCAACCTGTCTCGCGACGAGGTCATCGACTGCCGGGCGCAGGCGATCGACATCGTCGCCGCCGCCGCGGTCGAGAGCACCGGGATCAGTCCCTACTGGACGGGACGGCTCGACGACGGGGAACTCGCCGTGTACCTCCTCGACGACGTCGCACTCCCCGAGCCGAGCTTCGCCGACTTCGCCACGACGATGCCGACCGTGATGAGATCTCTTGCGGTCAACGATCATCGGGTGGCGATCCACGGGATGGCCGCGCGGCGCGGATGGCACATCAGCTGGCGGGCAGGCACCGACGGCGGCCGATCGCCGATCTGCGACGTCACCGACGGCGAGTCGGTGGCGCACGTGGAGTTCGACCGGCGCGCGCGGCCGATCGACTTCAGCTGCGAGCTCGTCGGGCAGCACTGA
- the purB gene encoding adenylosuccinate lyase yields the protein MSKPVIANVLASRYASADLAELWSASTKIELERRLWIAVLKAQRDLGIDVPADAIADYERVVDQVELASIAERERVTRHDVKARIEEFNALSGHEQIHKGMTSRDLTENVEQLQILRSLEHVHAHGVAVLARIVARAADYSSTVMAGRSHNVAAQATTLGKRFASAADELMIALTRLRELIDRYPLRGIKGPMGTSQDMLDLLGGDAVKLADLEGRVADHLGFARSFTSVGQIYPRSLDHDVVSALVQLAAAPSSLAHTIRLMAGHELVTEGFQPGQVGSSAMPHKMNTRSCERVNGLAVVLRGYGSMAAELAGAQWNEGDVFCSVVRRVALPDAFFAIDGLMETFLTVLDEFGAYPAVIANELDRYLPFLATTKVLMAAVRAGVGRETAHEAIKENAVAVALAMREEGREPDLLDRLAADDRIPLDRAQLDALLTDKTAFVGAAEQQVADVIAAAEKIIGQYPDAAGYSPAPIL from the coding sequence GTGTCGAAGCCCGTCATCGCCAACGTCCTGGCCAGCCGCTATGCCTCCGCCGATCTCGCCGAACTGTGGTCGGCGAGCACCAAGATCGAGCTCGAACGGCGACTGTGGATCGCGGTCCTCAAGGCGCAGCGCGACCTCGGCATCGACGTACCGGCCGACGCCATCGCCGACTACGAGCGCGTCGTCGACCAGGTCGAACTCGCATCCATCGCCGAACGTGAACGGGTCACCCGCCACGATGTGAAGGCCCGGATCGAGGAGTTCAACGCCCTGTCCGGCCACGAGCAGATCCACAAGGGCATGACCAGCCGCGACCTCACCGAGAACGTCGAGCAGCTGCAGATCCTGCGTTCGCTCGAACACGTCCACGCCCACGGCGTGGCAGTGCTCGCGCGCATCGTCGCACGCGCCGCCGACTACTCGTCGACGGTGATGGCCGGACGCAGTCACAACGTTGCCGCCCAGGCCACCACGCTCGGCAAGCGGTTCGCCTCGGCCGCCGACGAGCTGATGATCGCGCTCACCCGGTTGCGCGAACTCATCGACCGCTACCCGCTGCGCGGGATCAAGGGGCCGATGGGCACCTCGCAGGACATGCTCGACCTGCTCGGCGGCGACGCGGTGAAGCTCGCCGACCTCGAGGGCCGGGTCGCCGATCACCTCGGGTTCGCCCGCTCGTTCACCTCGGTCGGCCAGATCTATCCGCGGTCGCTCGACCACGACGTGGTGTCGGCACTCGTGCAGCTGGCGGCCGCGCCGTCGTCGCTGGCCCACACCATCCGGCTGATGGCGGGCCACGAGCTGGTCACCGAGGGCTTCCAGCCCGGTCAGGTCGGCAGCTCGGCGATGCCGCACAAGATGAACACCCGCAGCTGCGAACGCGTCAACGGGCTCGCGGTCGTACTCCGCGGATACGGCTCGATGGCCGCCGAACTGGCGGGCGCGCAGTGGAACGAGGGCGACGTCTTCTGCTCGGTCGTCCGTCGCGTGGCCCTGCCCGACGCGTTCTTCGCGATCGACGGACTGATGGAGACCTTCCTGACGGTGCTCGACGAGTTCGGCGCCTACCCGGCCGTGATCGCCAACGAACTCGACCGTTATCTGCCGTTCCTCGCGACCACCAAGGTCCTGATGGCCGCGGTGCGCGCCGGCGTCGGGCGGGAGACCGCGCACGAGGCGATCAAGGAGAACGCGGTCGCGGTCGCGCTCGCCATGCGGGAGGAGGGACGCGAACCCGACCTCCTCGACCGGCTCGCCGCCGACGACCGTATCCCGCTCGACCGCGCGCAGCTCGACGCGTTGCTGACCGACAAGACGGCCTTCGTCGGTGCCGCCGAACAGCAGGTCGCCGACGTCATCGCGGCCGCGGAGAAGATCATCGGGCAGTACCCCGACGCCGCGGGCTACTCGCCGGCGCCGATCCTGTAG
- a CDS encoding bifunctional glycosyltransferase family 2/GtrA family protein: protein MTPEAPPGATAQTYTLTDSSTPNPVLDIVVPVYNEQADIAASVRRLADHLRLHVPYASRITVADNASTDDTLAIAVALAGELDGVRVVHLEQKGRGRALSAVWQHSDAEIVAYCDVDLSTDLNALMPLIAPLVSRHSDIAIGTRLSRSARVVRGPKREFISRSYNLMLRTAMGARFSDAQCGFKAMRTDIARELLPFVADTGWFFDTELLVLAEQIGLRIAEVPVDWIDDPDSTVDIVPTAIADLKGCARVGLALAMGRLPIAQLRASIGRDRAAGPQLDGVPTGMVGQLARFCVVGVASTLAYAMLFLALHSFLGAQVSNVVALAITAVLNTAANRRFSFGIRGRDNALRHQLFGLGVFLFGWLVTSGALLVLHIAAPDATKHIELVILVTANLVATLTRFIGLRWVFRKAPAHHTEVVA, encoded by the coding sequence ATGACCCCAGAAGCACCGCCGGGCGCCACGGCGCAGACCTACACACTGACCGACAGTTCCACGCCGAATCCGGTACTCGACATCGTGGTCCCCGTCTACAACGAACAGGCCGACATCGCGGCGTCGGTGCGTCGCCTCGCCGACCACCTGCGCCTCCACGTGCCCTACGCTTCGCGGATCACCGTCGCCGACAACGCGAGCACCGACGACACGCTCGCCATCGCCGTCGCACTGGCGGGCGAGCTCGACGGCGTGCGGGTCGTCCACCTGGAGCAGAAGGGACGCGGCCGTGCGCTGAGCGCGGTGTGGCAGCACAGTGACGCCGAGATCGTCGCCTACTGCGACGTCGACCTGTCGACCGATCTCAACGCACTCATGCCGCTCATCGCCCCGCTCGTCTCGCGGCATTCCGACATCGCGATCGGGACGCGCCTCAGCCGGTCCGCACGCGTCGTCCGGGGACCCAAGCGCGAGTTCATCTCCCGCTCTTACAACCTGATGCTGCGGACCGCGATGGGCGCCAGGTTCTCCGACGCGCAGTGCGGGTTCAAGGCCATGCGCACCGACATCGCGCGCGAACTGCTGCCGTTCGTCGCCGACACCGGCTGGTTCTTCGACACCGAACTGCTGGTCCTCGCCGAACAGATCGGTCTGCGCATCGCGGAGGTGCCGGTGGACTGGATCGACGACCCCGACAGCACCGTCGACATCGTGCCGACGGCGATCGCCGACCTGAAAGGTTGTGCGCGCGTGGGTCTCGCGCTGGCGATGGGCCGGCTGCCGATCGCGCAACTGCGTGCGTCCATCGGCCGGGACCGGGCCGCCGGACCACAGCTCGACGGGGTGCCGACGGGGATGGTCGGCCAGCTGGCACGTTTCTGCGTGGTGGGCGTGGCCTCCACGCTGGCCTACGCGATGCTGTTCCTGGCGCTCCACTCGTTCCTCGGCGCCCAAGTCTCGAACGTGGTCGCCCTCGCGATCACCGCCGTCCTCAACACCGCCGCCAATCGGCGGTTCAGCTTCGGCATCCGCGGTCGCGACAACGCCTTGCGCCACCAGCTCTTCGGGCTGGGCGTCTTCCTGTTCGGCTGGCTGGTGACCTCGGGGGCGCTGCTGGTGCTCCACATCGCCGCTCCCGACGCGACCAAACACATCGAACTGGTGATCCTGGTGACCGCGAACCTGGTGGCCACCCTCACCCGGTTCATCGGTCTGCGCTGGGTGTTCCGCAAGGCGCCGGCTCACCACACGGAGGTCGTCGCATGA
- a CDS encoding TetR/AcrR family transcriptional regulator: protein MTSAATPKGVRRRSRLIEAAGELLLEGGFDAVRHRAVAERAQLPLASTTYYFGSLDDLMAEAAAHLCAHDETAVSARCNALPRRHRGSTATAAALADVFVGSDTTLQQLSARYEMIALAARHPLLRDVVAARGQSLAFHHCEVLVKSHRVADPVHIAQLIGIEDGAIVGALAQTAVRPVDAVRDALLDVVDVLAPRE, encoded by the coding sequence ATGACCTCGGCGGCGACACCCAAGGGTGTGCGGCGGCGGTCTCGATTGATCGAGGCTGCCGGCGAGCTGTTGCTCGAAGGCGGCTTCGACGCCGTACGTCATCGCGCGGTGGCCGAGCGGGCGCAACTCCCGCTGGCGTCGACGACCTACTATTTCGGCTCCCTCGACGACTTGATGGCCGAGGCCGCCGCCCACCTGTGCGCCCACGACGAGACCGCAGTCTCCGCCCGCTGCAACGCTCTTCCGCGCCGGCATCGCGGGAGCACGGCGACGGCGGCCGCGCTCGCCGACGTCTTCGTCGGCTCCGACACGACACTCCAGCAACTGTCCGCGCGGTACGAGATGATCGCGCTCGCGGCGCGTCACCCCCTTTTGCGCGACGTCGTCGCCGCGCGCGGACAGTCGCTGGCGTTTCATCACTGCGAGGTCCTGGTCAAATCTCACCGCGTCGCCGACCCGGTGCACATCGCGCAACTGATCGGCATCGAGGACGGTGCCATCGTCGGCGCGCTGGCCCAGACCGCGGTCCGGCCCGTCGATGCGGTGCGCGACGCACTACTCGATGTCGTCGACGTCCTCGCACCGCGTGAGTGA